From the genome of Impatiens glandulifera chromosome 9, dImpGla2.1, whole genome shotgun sequence, one region includes:
- the LOC124914616 gene encoding protein SHORT-ROOT-like codes for MDTLFTFLTLEQQQQSDLSFNTTTTTSRSNYSNSHLHHHQDQQVAAEECFNIFMDEEDFSSSSSSKQTYYNNPNYHQYPTTSTPPPPYHHHHYDSPARDIINDYTPSFSTGKWASDVLLDAARATADKNSGRVQQLMWMLNEISSPYGDVDQKLAAYFLQALFSRMTDSGERTLKTLTSATEKNSSFESTRKTVLRFQEVSAWTTFGHVACNGAIIEALEGEPKIHIVDMSNTYCTQWPTLLEALATRTDDTPHLRLTTIVSCPSGGGAGVQKVMKEIGSRMEKFARLMGVPFKFNIIYHEGDLSGLNLGQLDLKDDEALAINCVGTLRSIPTIGNRRDSIVSMFRNLNPRVVTVVEEEADLNVGIDGYEFVKGFEECLKWFRVYFDTLEDSFSKTCNERLMLEREAGRAIIDLVACPPSDSTERRETAERWSRRFHGEGFGVVSFSDEVNDDVRALLRRYKEGWSMVQCDPGSAAAGIFLTWKEQPVVWASAWKP; via the exons ATGGATACCTTATTCACATTTCTTACCCttgaacaacaacaacaatctgATCTGTCCTTCAACACTACCACCACCACCTCTCGCTCTAACTATTCCAAttcacatcttcatcatcatcaagatcaacaagtggctGCAGAAGAATGCTTCAACATTTTCATGGATGAAGAAGActtctcttcttcctcctcctctaAGCAAACTTACTACAACAACCCTAACTACCACCAATATCCAACTACCTCCACCCCTCCGCCGCCCTACCACCACCACCACTACGATTCCCCCGCTCGTGACATCATTAACGATTACACCCCTTCTTTCTCCACCGGTAAGTGGGCATCCGATGTTTTGTTGGACGCCGCCCGTGCCACTGCAGATAAAAACAGTGGCCGCGTCCAGCAGCTCATGTGGATGCTTAACGAGATAAGCTCTCCTTACGGCGATGTGGATCAAAAACTCGCAGCATACTTCCTCCAAGCCCTTTTCAGTCGAATGACCGACTCCGGCGAACGAACTCTTAAAACTTTAACATCGGCCACTGAGAAAAACTCTTCTTTCGAGTCAACTAGAAAGACCGTACTCAGGTTTCAGGAGGTCAGCGCTTGGACCACCTTCGGTCACGTTGCCTGCAATGGTGCAATCATAGAAGCCCTAGAAGGGGAGCCGAAGATTCACATAGTTGACATGAGTAACACTTATTGTACTCAATGGCCTACTCTCCTAGAAGCCCTAGCCACTCGCACCGACGACACTCCCCACCTCCGACTCACCACCATCGTATCATGTCCCTCCGGCGGAGGAGCCGGAGTCCAAAAAGTGATGAAAGAAATTGGAAGTCGAATGGAGAAATTCGCTAGACTAATGGGAGTGCCGTTCAAGTTCAACATAATATACCATGAGGGTGATCTTTCCGGACTTAACCTAGGTCAACTTGATTTAAAAG ACGACGAAGCCCTAGCTATCAATTGCGTAGGGACTCTACGTTCTATCCCAACAATAGGTAACCGTCGGGATTCTATCGTATCGATGTTTCGTAACCTGAATCCAAGGGTGGTAACGGTTGTCGAAGAGGAAGCCGATCTTAACGTAGGGATCGACGGATACGAATTCGTTAAGGGTTTCGAGGAATGCTTaaaatggtttagggtttacttCGATACATTAGAAGATAGCTTTTCAAAGACATGTAACGAAAGGCTGATGCTAGAGAGGGAGGCAGGAAGAGCTATCATCGACCTGGTCGCATGTCCACCGTCGGATTCAACTGAACGGAGGGAGACGGCGGAGCGATGGTCGAGAAGGTTTCACGGTGAAGGGTTTGGAGTGGTTTCATTCAGCGATGAGGTGAATGATGACGTTAGGGCTTTGTTAAGGCGATATAAAGAGGGATGGTCGATGGTTCAGTGCGATCCGGGAAGCGCCGCCGCCGGAATATTCTTGACGTGGAAAGAACAGCCGGTGGTATGGGCAAGTGCGTGGAAACCTTAA
- the LOC124916061 gene encoding uncharacterized protein LOC124916061, with protein sequence MIKKIPLHILESCINGVPPKRKFTEATRKFGYSRQTISAIWKTSMIQIQSGNPINVINRKRVKIQLKRLAFDPEKLKQVQVSKRGTFRSIAKEMDVSKSIVGRWFKEGLIKAHTNAIKSTLNDKNRYNRLKFNLLSLKVDNDQKITKLKSMQLIVHIVEKWFNLTRTNERYYLVPGEEEPYRTCQRKRFITNVMFLCAVARPVYGINGECLFDGKI encoded by the coding sequence ATGATCAAAAAAATTCCGTTACATATTCTTGAGAGTTGCATTAATGGTGTACCACCTAAAAGAAAGTTTACAGAGGCAACAAGAAAGTTCGGCTACAGTCGTCAAACAATCAGTGCTATATGGAAGACATCAATGATCCAAATTCAATCAGGTAATCCCATTAATGTCATCAATAGGAAAAGagttaaaatacaattaaaaagaTTAGCATTTGATCCAGAAAAACTAAAACAAGTTCAAGTATCAAAAAGAGGAACATTTAGAAGCATAGCCAAGGAGATGGATGTGAGCAAAAGTATTGTTGGGAGGTGGTTCAAAGAGGGATTGATCAAGGCTCATACAAATGCAATCAAGTCAacattaaatgataaaaataggTACAATAGACTGAAGTTTAACTTATTATCATTAAAGGTTGATAATGATCAGAAAATCACTAAGCTCAAAAGTATGCAACTAATAGTTCATATTGTTGAGAAGTGGTTCAATCTTACAAGAACCAATGAGAGATACTATCTTGTACCTGGGGAAGAAGAACCATATAGGACTTGTCAAAGAAAAAGGTTCATAACCAATGTTATGTTCCTTTGTGCAGTGGCAAGGCCCGTATATGGGATTAATGGTGAGTGCTTATTTGATGGTAAGATTtga